A DNA window from Bos mutus isolate GX-2022 chromosome 11, NWIPB_WYAK_1.1, whole genome shotgun sequence contains the following coding sequences:
- the NOXA1 gene encoding NADPH oxidase activator 1 isoform X8, whose amino-acid sequence MEALSDFQRTLAQLRDNTAIDYTQLGLRFKLQAWEVLFNMAAVQSQLGLWAEAACSLGDAISKGPEGARNGLDVALGQVQKQVPLQPRQVPRGEVFRPHRRHVEHLEPVDFLGKAKVLASALPTDSHGVAPPQPQALDVRGEARPRAAARARDTAPGRADTPCSPRTPTDTEMEVSSGQARQHDRGTLVTHKSAHGEHAGQQVPPGLLAAGGPSPGSSSEAASTGGAAPGRSESLATVTVQCALTLSLTAPRGADLSSLRALMSQALPPHAQRAQLSYQDPSEDGRWVPLSGEEALQRAWRDAAGPGGLQLQCRVSRVGAGVAGPSPGAELTLQPSSCHREWAAGQSSTRWWPSTSILPRGPRIWPCSQETPWMSCVKVEPALPRPGGARPGSARRRSNDPTPTVDQAWLEGHCDGHIGIFPKSFTVPAAWRA is encoded by the exons ATGGAGGCCCTGTCCGACTTTCAGCGCACCCTGGCCCAGCTGAGGGACAACACCGCCATCGACTACACCCAGCTGGGCCTGCGGTTCAAGCTGCAAGCCTGGGAG gtGCTGTTCAACATGGCTGCGGTGCAGAGCCAGCTGGGGCTCTGGGCAGAGGCTGCCTGCAGCCTGGGGGACGCCATCTCCAAGGGGCCGGAAGGGGCCCGCAACGGCCTGGACGTCGCCCTGGGCCAAGTGCAG AAGCAGGTCCCCCTGCAGCCTCGGCAGGTCCCCAGGGGTGAGGTCTTCCGGCCCCATAGGCGGCACGTGGAGCACCTGGAGCCTGTGGATTTCCTGGGCAAGGCCAAG GTGCTGGCCTCCGCCCTCCCCACCGACTCCCACGGGGTCGCCCCGCCGCAGCCACAG GCTCTGGACGTGCGTGGTGAAGCCAGGCCTCGGGCTGCTGCACG ggcccGTGACACTGCCCCCGGCAGAGCTGACACCCCCTGCAGCCCCAGGACACCTACTGACACCGAGATGGAGGTCAGCTCCGGCCAGGCTAGGCAGCACGACCGTGGCACGCTGGTCACCCACAAG AGTGCCCACGGGGAACACGCTGGCCAGCAGGTTCCTCCAG GGCTGCTGGCAGCCGGGGGGCCCAGCCCTGGCTCCTCCTCCGAGGCCGCCAGCACAGGG GGAGCGGCTCCGGGGCGCTCTGAGTCCTTGGCGACCGTCACCGTGCAGTGTGCCCTCACCCTGAGCCTGACGGCCCCGAGAGGAGCTGACCTGTCCAGTCTGCGGGCCCTGATGAGCCAGGCCCTGCCCCCCCACGCCCAGCGTGCCCAGCTCAG TTACCAAGACCCCAGCGAGGATGGGCGTTGGGTGCCCCTCTCTGGGGAGGAGGCACTGCAGAGAGCCTGGCGGGACGCGGCCGGCCCTGGGGGTCTGCAGCTGCAGTGCCGGGTGAGCAGGGTGGGCGCAGGGGTGGCTGGCCCTTCTCCCGGGGCTGAGCTCACCCTCCAGCCCTCATCCTGCCACAGGGAGTGGGCGGCCGGCCAGTCCTCTACCAGGTGGTGGCCCAGCACGTCTATTCTGCCCAGAGGCCCGAGGATCTGGCCTTGCAGCCAGGAGACACCGTGGATGTCCTGTGTGAAGGTAGAGCCTGCGCTGCCCAGGCCGGGGGGTGCCCGACCAGGGTCTGCACGCAGACGCAGTAACGACCCAACGCCCACAGTGGACCAGGCGTGGCTGGAGGGCCACTGTGACGGCCACATTGGCATCTTCCCCAAGAGTTTCACTGTCCCAGCTGCGTGGCGCGCCTGA
- the NOXA1 gene encoding NADPH oxidase activator 1 isoform X7, producing MASLGDLLRDWHQGAQAVARGDWDCALRLFSSISEPPARVSFNVGCVHLLAGDPEAALRAFDQAVTKDACLAVGFLQRGVANFQLERFMEALSDFQRTLAQLRDNTAIDYTQLGLRFKLQAWEVLFNMAAVQSQLGLWAEAACSLGDAISKGPEGARNGLDVALGQVQKQVPLQPRQVPRGEVFRPHRRHVEHLEPVDFLGKAKVLASALPTDSHGVAPPQPQALDVRGEARPRAAARARDTAPGRADTPCSPRTPTDTEMEVSSGQARQHDRGTLVTHKGCWQPGGPALAPPPRPPAQGYQDPSEDGRWVPLSGEEALQRAWRDAAGPGGLQLQCRVSRVGAGVAGPSPGAELTLQPSSCHREWAAGQSSTRWWPSTSILPRGPRIWPCSQETPWMSCVKVEPALPRPGGARPGSARRRSNDPTPTVDQAWLEGHCDGHIGIFPKSFTVPAAWRA from the exons ATGGCCTCGCTCGGGGACCTGCTGCGCGACTGGCACCAGGGCGCGCAGGCCGTGGCGCGCGGGGACTGGGACTGCGCCCTTCGCCTCTTCTCGAGCATCTCGGAGCCGCCCGCCAGGGTGAGCTTCAACGTGGGCTGCGTGCACCTGCTGGCCGGGGACCCGGAGGCCGCGCTGCGG GCATTTGACCAGGCGGTGACCAAGGATGCCTGCTTGGCTGTCGGCTTCCTCCAGCGCGGAGTGGCCAACTTCCAGCTGGAGAG GTTCATGGAGGCCCTGTCCGACTTTCAGCGCACCCTGGCCCAGCTGAGGGACAACACCGCCATCGACTACACCCAGCTGGGCCTGCGGTTCAAGCTGCAAGCCTGGGAG gtGCTGTTCAACATGGCTGCGGTGCAGAGCCAGCTGGGGCTCTGGGCAGAGGCTGCCTGCAGCCTGGGGGACGCCATCTCCAAGGGGCCGGAAGGGGCCCGCAACGGCCTGGACGTCGCCCTGGGCCAAGTGCAG AAGCAGGTCCCCCTGCAGCCTCGGCAGGTCCCCAGGGGTGAGGTCTTCCGGCCCCATAGGCGGCACGTGGAGCACCTGGAGCCTGTGGATTTCCTGGGCAAGGCCAAG GTGCTGGCCTCCGCCCTCCCCACCGACTCCCACGGGGTCGCCCCGCCGCAGCCACAG GCTCTGGACGTGCGTGGTGAAGCCAGGCCTCGGGCTGCTGCACG ggcccGTGACACTGCCCCCGGCAGAGCTGACACCCCCTGCAGCCCCAGGACACCTACTGACACCGAGATGGAGGTCAGCTCCGGCCAGGCTAGGCAGCACGACCGTGGCACGCTGGTCACCCACAAG GGCTGCTGGCAGCCGGGGGGCCCAGCCCTGGCTCCTCCTCCGAGGCCGCCAGCACAGGG TTACCAAGACCCCAGCGAGGATGGGCGTTGGGTGCCCCTCTCTGGGGAGGAGGCACTGCAGAGAGCCTGGCGGGACGCGGCCGGCCCTGGGGGTCTGCAGCTGCAGTGCCGGGTGAGCAGGGTGGGCGCAGGGGTGGCTGGCCCTTCTCCCGGGGCTGAGCTCACCCTCCAGCCCTCATCCTGCCACAGGGAGTGGGCGGCCGGCCAGTCCTCTACCAGGTGGTGGCCCAGCACGTCTATTCTGCCCAGAGGCCCGAGGATCTGGCCTTGCAGCCAGGAGACACCGTGGATGTCCTGTGTGAAGGTAGAGCCTGCGCTGCCCAGGCCGGGGGGTGCCCGACCAGGGTCTGCACGCAGACGCAGTAACGACCCAACGCCCACAGTGGACCAGGCGTGGCTGGAGGGCCACTGTGACGGCCACATTGGCATCTTCCCCAAGAGTTTCACTGTCCCAGCTGCGTGGCGCGCCTGA
- the NOXA1 gene encoding NADPH oxidase activator 1 isoform X10, translating into MASLGDLLRDWHQGAQAVARGDWDCALRLFSSISEPPARVSFNVGCVHLLAGDPEAALRAFDQAVTKDACLAVGFLQRGVANFQLERFMEALSDFQRTLAQLRDNTAIDYTQLGLRFKLQAWEVLFNMAAVQSQLGLWAEAACSLGDAISKGPEGARNGLDVALGQVQKQVPLQPRQVPRGEVFRPHRRHVEHLEPVDFLGKAKVLASALPTDSHGVAPPQPQALDVRGEARPRAAARARDTAPGRADTPCSPRTPTDTEMEVSSGQARQHDRGTLVTHKSAHGEHAGQQVPPGLLAAGGPSPGSSSEAASTGLPRPQRGWALGAPLWGGGTAESLAGRGRPWGSAAAVPGSGRPASPLPGGGPARLFCPEARGSGLAARRHRGCPV; encoded by the exons ATGGCCTCGCTCGGGGACCTGCTGCGCGACTGGCACCAGGGCGCGCAGGCCGTGGCGCGCGGGGACTGGGACTGCGCCCTTCGCCTCTTCTCGAGCATCTCGGAGCCGCCCGCCAGGGTGAGCTTCAACGTGGGCTGCGTGCACCTGCTGGCCGGGGACCCGGAGGCCGCGCTGCGG GCATTTGACCAGGCGGTGACCAAGGATGCCTGCTTGGCTGTCGGCTTCCTCCAGCGCGGAGTGGCCAACTTCCAGCTGGAGAG GTTCATGGAGGCCCTGTCCGACTTTCAGCGCACCCTGGCCCAGCTGAGGGACAACACCGCCATCGACTACACCCAGCTGGGCCTGCGGTTCAAGCTGCAAGCCTGGGAG gtGCTGTTCAACATGGCTGCGGTGCAGAGCCAGCTGGGGCTCTGGGCAGAGGCTGCCTGCAGCCTGGGGGACGCCATCTCCAAGGGGCCGGAAGGGGCCCGCAACGGCCTGGACGTCGCCCTGGGCCAAGTGCAG AAGCAGGTCCCCCTGCAGCCTCGGCAGGTCCCCAGGGGTGAGGTCTTCCGGCCCCATAGGCGGCACGTGGAGCACCTGGAGCCTGTGGATTTCCTGGGCAAGGCCAAG GTGCTGGCCTCCGCCCTCCCCACCGACTCCCACGGGGTCGCCCCGCCGCAGCCACAG GCTCTGGACGTGCGTGGTGAAGCCAGGCCTCGGGCTGCTGCACG ggcccGTGACACTGCCCCCGGCAGAGCTGACACCCCCTGCAGCCCCAGGACACCTACTGACACCGAGATGGAGGTCAGCTCCGGCCAGGCTAGGCAGCACGACCGTGGCACGCTGGTCACCCACAAG AGTGCCCACGGGGAACACGCTGGCCAGCAGGTTCCTCCAG GGCTGCTGGCAGCCGGGGGGCCCAGCCCTGGCTCCTCCTCCGAGGCCGCCAGCACAGGG TTACCAAGACCCCAGCGAGGATGGGCGTTGGGTGCCCCTCTCTGGGGAGGAGGCACTGCAGAGAGCCTGGCGGGACGCGGCCGGCCCTGGGGGTCTGCAGCTGCAGTGCCGG GGAGTGGGCGGCCGGCCAGTCCTCTACCAGGTGGTGGCCCAGCACGTCTATTCTGCCCAGAGGCCCGAGGATCTGGCCTTGCAGCCAGGAGACACCGTGGATGTCCTGTGTGA